A portion of the Clostridium gelidum genome contains these proteins:
- a CDS encoding sensor histidine kinase: MRNLIKSKIKKIIKEYKNASIQYIISISFTVIAVMGMLMVGSALYLRFINSTQSMVSENNKSMLDQVNLNLDSYLRSMMKVSDATYYNVIKKKDLSTDSINKEMDLLYETNKDSLISICVFSQNGQVVSASPVGELKSSVDPRESEWFSTAVNKKENLHFSTPHVQNLFVDPDNKYRWVVSLSRAVELTNNKKTTSGVLLVDINFSGIEQICKSVNVGKSGYVYLVDREGEIIYHPRQQLIYSDLIEENNKVQADYEDGNHIETFQGEKRLVTIKTVGYTGWKIVGIMPMEDITSDYRKMGFFAVFIMFFAIFILVFINMFVSSRIANPIRALEKCVKKLENGVNDVDISISGSYEIQHLGKAIRSMVNQMHTLMDNIMIEQESKRKSELDALQAQINPHFLYNTLDSIIWMIENENYDGAIIMVTALARLFRISLSKGKNIITVRDELEHARNYLTIQNIRYKNKFTYSIEVDEKMLDFASIKLIIQPLIENAIYHGVEFMGGDGEILVKTYSKETDLYIDVIDNGLGMLQEVADTLLTNESKRERKSSGIGLKNVHERIQLYFGKKYGLEIYSEPDEGTTIRIHMPGVNYYEINKKEEEK; this comes from the coding sequence ATGCGTAATTTAATTAAATCAAAAATAAAAAAGATAATAAAAGAATATAAAAATGCAAGTATACAGTACATAATTTCAATTTCATTTACAGTGATTGCAGTTATGGGAATGCTTATGGTAGGAAGTGCATTATATTTACGTTTTATAAACTCTACTCAATCTATGGTATCTGAAAATAATAAATCTATGTTAGATCAAGTGAATTTAAACTTAGATAGTTACCTTCGGAGCATGATGAAAGTATCTGATGCAACCTATTATAATGTTATTAAAAAGAAAGATTTATCAACAGATAGTATAAATAAAGAAATGGATTTATTATATGAAACAAATAAGGATTCACTTATTAGCATATGTGTTTTTTCACAAAATGGTCAAGTTGTATCAGCATCTCCAGTTGGAGAATTAAAAAGTTCAGTTGATCCAAGGGAAAGTGAATGGTTTTCTACAGCTGTAAATAAGAAGGAAAATCTACACTTTTCAACACCACATGTTCAAAATTTATTTGTAGATCCAGACAATAAATATCGATGGGTAGTATCACTAAGTCGTGCAGTAGAATTAACCAACAATAAAAAGACTACATCTGGAGTCTTACTAGTAGATATTAATTTTAGTGGAATTGAGCAGATTTGTAAGAGTGTAAATGTAGGAAAATCAGGATATGTGTATTTGGTTGATAGAGAAGGAGAAATAATATATCACCCTAGACAGCAACTTATTTATTCTGATTTAATAGAAGAAAATAATAAGGTACAAGCGGATTATGAAGATGGAAACCATATAGAAACTTTTCAAGGGGAAAAAAGATTAGTCACAATTAAAACTGTTGGTTATACAGGATGGAAAATTGTCGGTATTATGCCGATGGAAGATATTACATCTGATTACCGTAAAATGGGATTTTTTGCAGTGTTTATTATGTTTTTTGCTATATTTATTCTTGTATTCATAAATATGTTTGTTTCATCACGTATAGCTAATCCAATAAGAGCATTAGAGAAATGTGTAAAGAAACTTGAAAACGGTGTGAATGATGTGGATATTTCAATAAGTGGATCATATGAAATTCAGCATTTAGGAAAAGCAATTCGTTCAATGGTTAATCAAATGCATACACTTATGGACAACATAATGATTGAACAGGAATCAAAAAGAAAAAGTGAACTTGATGCACTTCAAGCACAAATTAATCCGCACTTTTTATATAACACTTTAGATTCTATTATATGGATGATAGAAAATGAAAACTATGATGGGGCTATTATTATGGTAACAGCACTCGCAAGACTTTTTAGAATTAGTTTAAGTAAAGGCAAAAATATAATAACAGTAAGGGATGAACTTGAACATGCACGTAATTATTTAACAATTCAAAATATACGTTATAAAAATAAGTTTACATATAGTATTGAAGTAGATGAGAAAATGCTTGATTTTGCAAGTATTAAGCTTATTATTCAACCCTTAATTGAAAATGCCATTTATCATGGGGTAGAATTTATGGGGGGAGATGGTGAGATCTTAGTAAAGACATACTCTAAAGAAACTGATTTGTATATTGATGTTATAGATAATGGACTTGGCATGCTACAGGAGGTTGCTGATACTCTGTTAACAAATGAAAGCAAACGTGAAAGAAAAAGTTCAGGTATTGGGTTAAAAAATGTTCATGAGAGAATACAGTTATATTTTGGGAAAAAATATGGCCTTGAAATTTATAGTGAGCCAGATGAAGGAACAACAATTCGAATTCATATGCCAGGTGTAAATTATTATGAAATTAATAAAAAGGAGGAAGAAAAATAG
- a CDS encoding response regulator, translated as MDLYRIMVVDDEEEIRMGIIKKIDWETNGFVIVGDAENGQDALEKAEKLQPDVIMTDIKMPFMDGLELGKRLAESMPSTKIIVFSGCDDFEYAHEAIKINVIEYVLKPINSVELIEVLKRLKKQLDREYDEKRNLQTLYKHYVESLPVIREQFLVGAIEGRISENQWNEQAEKLDIEFKENYLCVALIHADGTVTSDEENIISIQKESALVSISIKKIVDENMEKYCKFISFPYSDMVVVIGNFEKKQDILSFIKGINEVCKIYERIMGLTISAGVGYVYDNPMEIRFSYRSAQNALDYSFILGTGKAIYIDDVEPDNSIQLQFDEQEERSMLNAIKISSEEEITETIDKLFRKIEDLLLPFNKYRIYLMEIMTSLLKLVQAYNLDIDEIFGKDFNCYSYLETFDSMHDVKAWFIKKSIKVSSFIKKERINSSMLLVEKAKQYVKDNYSDYDVSVEKLCAQLHVSPTYFSTIFKRETEMNFVNFLTTVRLEQAVKLLNTTDDKTYMIADKVGYPEANYFSYVFKRKFGVSPSKYRKN; from the coding sequence ATGGATTTATATAGAATTATGGTTGTGGATGATGAAGAAGAAATAAGGATGGGGATTATTAAGAAAATTGATTGGGAAACTAATGGATTTGTTATAGTTGGTGATGCAGAAAATGGTCAAGATGCACTTGAAAAAGCTGAAAAGCTTCAACCAGATGTTATAATGACTGACATTAAAATGCCGTTTATGGATGGATTAGAATTAGGCAAAAGGCTTGCAGAATCAATGCCATCTACAAAGATTATTGTATTTTCAGGTTGTGATGATTTTGAGTATGCTCATGAAGCAATTAAAATAAATGTAATCGAGTATGTTTTGAAACCGATTAACTCTGTTGAACTTATAGAAGTGCTAAAAAGATTGAAAAAACAACTAGATCGTGAATATGATGAAAAGCGAAATTTACAAACACTTTATAAGCATTATGTCGAAAGTTTACCTGTAATTAGAGAGCAATTTTTAGTAGGTGCTATTGAGGGGAGAATAAGTGAAAATCAGTGGAATGAACAAGCTGAAAAATTAGATATAGAGTTTAAAGAAAATTATTTATGCGTAGCCTTGATTCATGCAGATGGGACAGTAACATCTGATGAAGAAAATATTATTTCAATTCAAAAGGAATCAGCATTAGTATCTATTTCAATAAAAAAGATAGTAGATGAAAATATGGAGAAGTATTGTAAATTTATTAGTTTTCCATATTCTGATATGGTTGTGGTCATAGGAAACTTTGAGAAAAAACAAGATATATTATCATTTATTAAAGGAATAAATGAAGTGTGTAAAATTTATGAGCGTATTATGGGATTAACAATATCAGCAGGAGTTGGATATGTTTATGATAATCCTATGGAAATAAGATTCTCATATAGGAGTGCACAAAATGCTTTGGATTATAGTTTTATACTTGGAACGGGAAAAGCTATTTATATTGATGATGTTGAACCTGACAATTCAATTCAGCTTCAATTTGATGAGCAAGAAGAACGTTCAATGTTAAATGCAATTAAAATTTCTTCAGAAGAGGAAATTACAGAAACAATAGATAAATTATTTAGAAAAATTGAAGATTTACTTTTACCATTTAATAAATATAGAATTTATCTTATGGAAATTATGACATCTCTTTTAAAACTAGTACAAGCATATAATTTAGATATAGATGAAATATTCGGTAAAGACTTCAATTGTTATAGTTATTTAGAGACATTTGATTCCATGCATGATGTAAAAGCGTGGTTTATAAAGAAATCTATCAAAGTAAGCAGTTTCATAAAAAAAGAACGTATAAATTCATCTATGTTACTTGTTGAAAAGGCAAAGCAGTATGTAAAAGATAATTACAGTGATTATGATGTTTCTGTAGAAAAGCTTTGTGCACAGCTACATGTTAGTCCTACATATTTTTCAACAATTTTTAAACGTGAAACAGAAATGAATTTTGTGAATTTTCTTACTACAGTACGTTTAGAGCAAGCAGTAAAGCTTTTAAACACTACAGATGATAAAACATATATGATAGCTGATAAAGTTGGATATCCAGAAGCTAACTATTTTAGCTATGTCTTTAAACGAAAATTTGGAGTATCACCATCAAAGTATAGAAAGAATTGA
- the mglC gene encoding galactose/methyl galactoside ABC transporter permease MglC, whose product MSGEKIISQKDFGKIFLGIGVLLVALGIVFNFILDPEVVYDLPIYVDGVGVALFIYGAIQFSDKKNEGMDVVFSAKTAKHFLTDNAIILALLVLVVVIMIIQPRFMQYAVFLDILTQSSTKMIVALGVCFTLLIAGTDLSAGRMVGLAAVVSTSMLQNPDYANRFFPNMPQVAVIIPIVLAIVACAIFGVLNGFLVAKYDMHPFIATLASQVIVYGVTSLYFDLPPNKSQPIGGIRPDFIALGQTKLFQIGDFPGISILVPIAVVFIILVWFILNKTVFGKNVYAIGGNREAAVVSGVNVFATIMGIFIFASLLYGVGGVLEASRTAGATNNYGNGYELDAIAACVVGGVSLNGGVGKVGGIVSGVLIFTVIQYGLQFIAVSPMWQQVIKGAIIAVAVAIDMAKYRRK is encoded by the coding sequence ATGAGTGGAGAAAAGATAATTTCACAAAAAGATTTTGGAAAAATATTTTTAGGCATTGGTGTTCTTTTAGTGGCTTTAGGAATTGTTTTTAATTTTATTTTAGACCCAGAAGTTGTTTATGATTTACCAATATATGTAGACGGAGTTGGGGTAGCCCTATTTATTTATGGAGCAATACAATTTTCCGATAAGAAAAATGAAGGTATGGATGTTGTTTTTTCAGCAAAAACTGCAAAGCATTTTTTAACAGATAATGCGATTATTTTAGCATTATTAGTATTAGTAGTTGTAATTATGATAATTCAACCACGTTTTATGCAGTATGCAGTATTTTTAGATATTTTAACACAATCATCAACTAAAATGATTGTTGCGCTTGGGGTTTGTTTTACATTACTTATTGCAGGTACTGATTTATCAGCAGGACGTATGGTTGGACTTGCAGCTGTAGTTTCAACTTCAATGTTACAAAATCCTGATTATGCAAATAGATTCTTCCCTAATATGCCACAAGTGGCAGTTATTATTCCTATAGTTTTAGCAATTGTTGCATGTGCAATATTTGGTGTACTTAATGGATTCTTAGTGGCTAAATATGATATGCATCCATTTATTGCAACGCTAGCATCACAAGTTATAGTTTATGGTGTAACTTCTTTATACTTTGATTTGCCTCCAAATAAATCACAACCTATTGGTGGTATTCGTCCAGACTTTATAGCTCTTGGACAAACAAAGTTATTTCAAATAGGTGATTTTCCGGGAATATCAATTCTAGTTCCAATTGCTGTAGTATTTATTATTTTAGTTTGGTTTATTTTAAACAAAACTGTATTTGGTAAGAATGTATACGCTATTGGTGGTAACCGTGAAGCTGCTGTAGTTTCTGGAGTTAATGTATTTGCAACTATCATGGGAATATTCATATTTGCATCACTTTTATATGGTGTTGGAGGAGTACTCGAAGCATCTAGAACAGCTGGTGCAACAAACAATTATGGTAATGGTTATGAACTTGATGCAATCGCAGCTTGTGTTGTTGGTGGTGTTTCACTAAACGGTGGTGTTGGTAAAGTTGGTGGAATCGTAAGTGGTGTTTTAATCTTTACTGTAATTCAATATGGATTACAATTTATAGCTGTTAGCCCTATGTGGCAACAAGTTATTAAAGGTGCCATTATTGCAGTTGCAGTTGCAATTGATATGGCAAAATATAGAAGAAAATAA